A genomic region of Raphanus sativus cultivar WK10039 chromosome 6, ASM80110v3, whole genome shotgun sequence contains the following coding sequences:
- the LOC108810314 gene encoding auxin-responsive protein SAUR19, with product MALLRGLLGAKRIIGLSVAATSKKTVSVPKGFLAVYVGEDQVQKKRYLVPVSYLSQPSFQALLGKSEEEFGFAHPMGGLTIPCPEDTFINVTSRFQ from the coding sequence ATGGCTTTGCTCAGAGGTCTCTTGGGTGCAAAGAGGATTATTGGCCTTTCTGTAGCAGCTACAAGCAAAAAGACAGTTTCAGTGCCAAAGGGGTTTCTTGCGGTGTACGTTGGTGAAGACCAGGTCCAGAAGAAGAGATATTTGGTGCCAGTCTCATATCTAAGCCAGCCTTCTTTTCAAGCTCTACTCGGTAAATCTGAAGAAGAGTTTGGATTTGCTCATCCAATGGGTGGTTTAACGATTCCTTGTCCTGAAGATACCTTCATCAATGTGACATCCCGGTTTCAATAA
- the LOC108809533 gene encoding auxin-responsive protein SAUR21-like yields MALVRSLFGAKKIFGRSVSATASTSKRAASAAPKGFLAVYAGENQKKRYVVSVSYLSQPSFQALLSKSEEEFGFDHPMGGLTIPCPEDTFINVTSRLQ; encoded by the coding sequence ATGGCTTTGGTGAGAAGTCTATTTGGAGCAAAGAAGATTTTTGGCCGCTCTGTATCAGCAACAGCTTCTACTAGCAAAAGAGCAGCCTCAGCGGCACCAAAAGGGTTTCTTGCGGTGTATGCAGGAGAGAACCAGAAGAAGAGATATGTGGTGTCAGTCTCATACTTGAGCCAGCCTTCGTTTCAAGCTCTTCTTAGTAAATCTGAAGAAGAGTTTGGGTTTGATCATCCAATGGGTGGCTTAACCATCCCTTGTCCTGAGGACACTTTCATAAATGTGACTTCTAGGCTTCAATGA
- the LOC108807987 gene encoding uncharacterized protein LOC108807987, with protein sequence MADLLHQSLYAMSIEEEEEPLTLPDSPRFRVFDGNSTSLLGRLLNPECQPMAKMMDYMPTAWRVYGRVRGIALSRDRFQFIFQREEDLQTVLNDRPWSYNHWAMVLERWTADPGPDFLRFTPIWIRIKNIPSKFFTGDTMYKLASEIGHVEEIAYDPKVSHTKDYIRALITFDTEKPAKESRKLTVSKDATVTIKFEYERIHKKCYHCFHLTHEKFRCPMLRKGPKPTPPTVATPSCSEKSSSEVNPLVTRKSTMEGPPGFPPLFPELPPQERKAALLYISHSDTTERQARIMRVQQAIEDQGQTHVATLTRFTADLDKGKGHVFHYPEIDQSPRPLQRLRPTEPLPIANVLPDQDDVSETESSEASAHLVPPISTGFQIGSSAKTSSAGDSSGSKSARRRLPSWKRKAQGSRGSARNTSAVVLTTPPMESGGKRKPDTVPLSPSKKLLTPTSISVASNLKPLLPQ encoded by the coding sequence ATGGCAGATCTTCTACACCAGAGTCTGTATGCTATGTcgattgaagaagaagaggaaccgCTCACGCTACCGGATAGTCCACGTTTTCGAGTTTTTGATGGGAACTCAACCAGCTTGCTAGGGAGACTGCTGAACCCAGAGTGCCAGCCTATGGCTAAGATGATGGATTACATGCCAACGGCGTGGCGTGTCTATGGAAGAGTTAGGGGAATTGCTCTCTCCAGAGATAGGTTTCAGTTCATCTTCCAGCGTGAAGAAGATCTACAGACTGTGCTCAACGACCGCCCTTGGTCCTACAACCATTGGGCAATGGTTCTCGAGAGATGGACTGCAGACCCGGGACCTGATTTCCTGAGATTCACGCCGATCTGGATCCGCATAAAGAACATTCCGAGCAAATTCTTTACTGGAGATACGATGTACAAACTAGCCTCTGAAATAGGGCATGTGGAGGAAATAGCGTATGATCCTAAAGTCTCACACACCAAGGACTATATAAGAGCGCTGATTACGTTTGATACTGAGAAGCCTGCAAAGGAATCTCGAAAGCTTACTGTGAGCAAGGATGCAACTGTGACTATCAAGTTTGAGTATGAAAGGATCCATAAGAAATGCTACCATTGTTTCCATCTCACTCATGAGAAGTTCAGATGTCCCATGCTCAGAAAGGGTCCGAAACCAACTCCTCCGACAGTAGCCACTCCATCGTGTAGTGAGAAATCTTCATCGGAGGTCAACCCACTTGTGACAAGGAAATCGACGATGGAAGGGCCTCCTGGCTTCCCTCCCCTGTTCCCTGAGCTACCTCCGCAGGAACGTAAAGCAGCGCTCCTTTACATCTCTCACTCGGACACTACAGAGAGACAGGCAAGGATTATGCGTGTGCAACAAGCTATTGAAGATCAAGGTCAAACTCATGTGGCTACGCTTACGAGATTCACTGCGGATCTTGATAAAGGGAAAGGCCACGTGTTTCATTACCCAGAGATTGATCAAAGCCCACGGCCTCTGCAGCGACTGAGACCTACGGAGCCTCTTCCTATTGCCAATGTGCTACCTGATCAGGACGATGTTTCAGAAACAGAGAGCTCTGAGGCTTCCGCTCATTTGGTTCCACCTATCTCTACGGGTTTTCAGATTGGCTCGTCTGCAAAGACTTCATCTGCCGGGGATAGTAGTGGTTCTAAGAGCGCTCGTCGTCGCCTTCCATCTTGGAAACGAAAAGCTCAAGGTAGCAGAGGCTCAGCTAGGAACACCTCAGCCGTAGTGCTTACAACACCACCAATGGAGTCTGGTGGCAAGCGTAAGCCGGACACGGTTCCATTGTCCCCTTCCAAGAAACTTTTGACTCCCACATCTATTTCGGTGGCTTCCAATTTGAAGCCGCTGCTACCCCAATGA
- the LOC108810238 gene encoding auxin-responsive protein SAUR20, with amino-acid sequence MAFVRNLLGANKILGRYVTAAADTSKRATSAAPKGFLAVYVGEGQKKRYVVPISYLSQPSFQALLNKSEEEFGYDHPLGGLTIPCPEDTFISVTSRFQ; translated from the coding sequence atggCTTTCGTAAGAAATCTATTGGGAGCAAACAAGATTCTTGGACGCTATGTAACAGCAGCAGCCGATACAAGCAAAAGGGCAACCTCGGCTGCGCCAAAAGGGTTTCTTGCGGTGTACGTAGGAGAGGGCCAGAAGAAGAGATATGTGGTGCCGATCTCGTACTTGAGCCAGCCTTCGTTTCAAGCTCTTCTCAATAAATCCGAGGAAGAGTTTGGATATGATCATCCATTGGGTGGCTTAACCATCCCTTGTCCTGAAGATACTTTCATTAGTGTGACGTCTCGGTTTCAGTGA
- the LOC108807989 gene encoding uncharacterized protein LOC108807989 — MLLDEWGNEHFSEGSKGEIATNYFRELFLSSNPYDLESLFSDFPSRITEEMNVSLTATVSPEEIKKAAMSIDGGSAPGEDGLTGSFYQKYWHIVGPAITKEILYFFETTIIPEGWNHTQLSLIPKISNPSRMKDMRPISLCSVQYKIISKVLCNRLERFLPDVVSETQGAFVSGRLISDNIIIAHEMIHSLRTNDRVSEGFMAIKTDMSKAYDRVEWCFLETLLERMGFDRVWVRWIMACVSTVSYSVLLNGSSHGFIKPERGLRQGDPLSPFLFILCAEALVGCLNRAADKGNLHGIQIGSQGPSVHHLLFADDSLLICKADVMEATEILNCLKMYGDASGQLINPEKSSIIFGSKVNGVTKTEVKEVLGIEAEGGDGMYLGLPECFSGSKMQLLSFLRGKLQGRLSGWFAKSLSQGGKEILLKSICLALPIYAMSCFRLPKDTCARLRSAMIEFWWSSGNNRKNIAWVAWEKLCKSKDKRGLGFKDLEKFNQALLAKQAARILNNPDSLLAQVLKQRYFKNSSFLEAGLGSRPSFAWRSIVHGRGLLQQGLMTRVGSGTNTKVWWDRWVLDKVPRVPEYRQDSVIDLTLTVADLVDHNSGAWNRALIYDTFVQKDAELILDMKRSVNRPDEIVWGLLKNGLYSSKSGYALLDTLEDINSPPLTQTPPVETQLWQAIWKTKTTPKLRHFLWRIRAGALAVKERLSSRGIQLDTTCSSCNDGPEDIGHVLFQCKFAQEVWALAAVPMPPSGRWSRSVFLNLHHLIACSKKHSLQPEAGAIFPWLLWHIWKARNSFCFEFTRLDPAMVWEKAKMEAEVWRNLQTAPHDRTPSAVPTRVISNKWTKPMSNWVKCNISSSWVSQNPLSGGAWIVRDSTGKVVFHSRRSFSNLENSLITDLTSLQWAVESMKSLRIDKVMFETSSLALRDAFYHRSLDPQVGQKVNEILQGLNTFMEWRLDHVESSGNRAAKLIAQSVTDDHRFNSYVATGGPSWLQILLHQESSVSGS; from the coding sequence ATGTTACTCGATGAGTGGGGCAATGAGCATTTCTCGGAGGGATCCAAAGGAGAAATTGCTACTAACTACTTTCGGGAACTGTTCTTGAGCTCTAACCCGTATGATCTTGAGTCCCTCTTCTCGGACTTCCCATCTCGCATCACAGAAGAGATGAATGTGAGTTTGACTGCGACAGTTTCACCTGAGGAGATTAAAAAAGCAGCTATGAGTATTGATGGTGGTAGTGCTCCGGGAGAAGATGGGCTTACAGGCTCCTTTTATCAGAAGTATTGGCACATTGTTGGGCCGGCGATCACGAAAGAGATCTTATACTTCTTTGAGACAACCATCATACCAGAAGGATGGAACCACACACAGCTGAGCCTCATCCCAAAGATCTCAAACCCGTCTCGTATGAAGGACATGAGGCCTATCAGCTTATGCTCGGTGCAATATAAAATCATCTCCAAGGTTTTATGTAACCGTTTGGAGCGTTTCTTGCCAGACGTGGTCTCTGAGACTCAAGGAGCCTTTGTATCAGGGCGCTTAATCTCAGATAATATCATCATTGCCCACGAGATGATTCATTCGCTTAGAACGAACGATAGAGTGTCGGAGGGGTTTATGGCCATTAAAACTGATATGTCGAAAGCGTATGATCGGGTTGAATGGTGCTTTCTAGAGACTTTATTGGAAAGGATGGGCTTTGATCGTGTCTGGGTACGTTGGATTATGGCCTGCGTGAGTACTGTCTCTTATTCAGTTTTACTTAATGGAAGTTCCCATGGCTTTATCAAACCAGAGCGTGGCTTACGGCAGGGAGATCCCCTCTCTCCTTTCTTGTTTATATTATGTGCGGAGGCTCTAGTGGGATGTTTGAACAGAGCAGCTGATAAGGGGAACCTCCATGGCATTCAGATTGGTTCACAAGGTCCTTCAGTGCACCACCTTCTCTTCGCGGATGACAGTTTGTTGATTTGCAAAGCTGATGTCATGGAGGCTACTGAGATTCTAAATTGCCTCAAGATGTATGGTGATGCCTCGGGCCAGCTTATCAACCCGGAGAAATCCTCTATCATCTTTGGAAGCAAGGTTAATGGTGTAACTAAAACAGAGGTTAAAGAGGTGTTAGGAATTGAAGCGGAGGGGGGTGATGGCATGTATCTGGGTCTCCCAGAATGTTTTAGCGGTTCTAAGATGCAACTTCTCAGTTTCTTGCGAGGGAAGCTTCAAGGTCGCCTGAGTGGATGGTTTGCAAAATCATTATCACAGGGAGGCAAAGAGATCCTGCTCAAATCTATATGTCTAGCGCTTCCCATCTACGCAATGTCATGTTTCCGTCTACCAAAAGATACGTGCGCCCGCTTGAGAAGTGCCATGATTGAGTTTTGGTGGAGTAGTGGTAACAATAGGAAAAATATTGCGTGGGTTGCATGGGAGAAGCTCTGTAAATCGAAAGATAAAAGAGGGTTGGGATTCAAAGATTTGGAGAAGTTTAACCAAGCCTTGCTAGCAAAGCAAGCGGCAAGAATTTTGAATAATCCGGATTCACTCTTAGCGCAAGTGCTAAAGCAACGGTACTTTAAAAACTCCTCCTTCCTTGAAGCTGGCCTGGGCTCAAGACCTTCTTTTGCTTGGCGAAGCATTGTTCATGGACGAGGACTCTTGCAGCAAGGATTAATGACCAGAGTTGGCTCGGGTACCAACACGAAAGTATGGTGGGATCGTTGGGTTTTGGACAAAGTTCCTCGTGTTCCAGAGTATAGGCAAGATTCTGTGATTGATCTAACACTGACAGTTGCAGATTTGGTTGACCACAACTCGGGAGCTTGGAACAGAGCACTTATTTATGATACTTTTGTACAAAAAGATGCAGAGTTGATCTTGGATATGAAGAGATCAGTTAATCGTCCTGATGAGATCGTATGGGGCTTATTGAAGAACGGTTTATATTCTTCAAAGAGTGGATATGCTCTTTTGGACACGTTAGAAGATATAAACTCTCCTCCTTTGACGCAGACTCCACCGGTAGAAACCCAACTTTGGCAAGCAATATGGAAAACGAAGACGACTCCTAAGCTTCGTCACTTCCTGTGGCGAATTCGAGCTGGAGCTTTAGCAGTCAAGGAGAGGTTGAGTTCAAGAGGCATTCAGCTGGATACAACCTGTTCATCGTGTAATGATGGTCCCGAAGATATTGGACACGTTCTCTTCCAATGCAAATTTGCCCAGGAGGTTTGGGCTTTAGCAGCGGTTCCTATGCCTCCTTCTGGTAGGTGGTCCCGATCTGTTTTCCTCAACCTTCATCATCTGATAGCCTGCAGTAAGAAGCATAGTCTCCAACCGGAAGCTGGAGCAATCTTCCCATGGCTTTTGTGGCACATATGGAAAGCTAGAAATAGCTTCTGTTTCGAATTCACGAGGTTAGATCCTGCTATGGTATGGGAGAAAGCGAAGATGGAAGCTGAAGTGTGGAGAAACTTACAAACTGCTCCTCATGATAGAACTCCCTCTGCAGTACCGACAAGGGTAATTTCAAACAAGTGGACTAAGCCGATGTCTAATTGGGTTAAATGCAATATATCCTCTTCTTGGGTATCTCAGAACCCGCTCAGTGGAGGTGCTTGGATTGTTAGAGATTCGACTGGTAAGGTCGTCTTCCACAGCAGAAGGTCTTTTAGTAATCTGGAGAATTCCCTGATAACTGATCTCACCTCTCTTCAATGGGCAGTAGAATCTATGAAAAGCCTGAGAATTGATAAGGTGATGTTTGAAACTTCGTCACTTGCGCTCAGGGATGCTTTCTATCATCGTTCATTAGACCCTCAAGTTGGTCAGAAGGTAAATGAGATCCTCCAAGGTCTAAACACCTTTATGGAATGGAGACTAGACCATGTGGAAAGTAGTGGAAACAGAGCAGCGAAGTTGATAGCTCAAAGCGTCACCGACGACCATCGTTTCAACTCTTACGTTGCTACGGGCGGTCCTTCCTGGCTCCAGATCCTGTTACATCAGGAATCTTCGGTGTCTGGCTCCTAA
- the LOC108806205 gene encoding cinnamoyl-CoA reductase 1 has protein sequence MAKETVCVTGANGFIGSWIIRTLLDNGYTKIHASIYPGSDPTQLLKLPRPDETNTEIKIFEADLLDSDAIARAVDGCAGVFHVASPCTLDPPENPEKELVEPAVKGTINVLLAANRFNVRRVVITSSISALVPNPDWPEGRPVDESSWTDLEFCKSMQKWYPISKTLAEKAAWEFSEKHGTNVVTVHPSTCLGPLLQPSLNASCAVLLQLLQGSTETQEHHWLGVVHVRDVAKAHVMLFETPEASGRFLCSNGIYQFSEFAALVSKLFPEFGVHKFDKETQPGLAACKDAAKRLIEMGLVFTPVEDAVKGTVQSLRDKGFL, from the exons ATGGCGAAGGAGACAGTGTGTGTAACCGGCGCCAACGGTTTCATCGGATCCTGGATCATCCGAACGCTACTTGACAACGGATACACCAAAATCCACGCCTCGATATACCCAGGATCCGACCCGACTCAGCTCCTCAAACTACCAAGACCCGACGAGACAAACACCGAGATCAAGATCTTCGAAGCCGATCTCCTAGACTCCGACGCCATTGCCCGAGCCGTAGACGGGTGCGCTGGAGTGTTCCATGTGGCGTCACCTTGTACGTTGGATCCACCGGAGAATCCGGAGAAGGAGCTGGTCGAACCGGCGGTTAAGGGAACGATCAATGTGTTGTTGGCAGCTAATAGGTTCAATGTGAGGCGCGTGGTGATCACTTCCTCTATCTCGGCTTTGGTTCCGAACCCTGATTGGCCGGAAGGAAGACCTGTAGATGAGTCTTCGTGGACCGATCTCGAGTTTTGCAAGTCGATGCAG AAATGGTATCCAATTTCAAAGACACTAGCTGAGAAAGCAGCTTGGGAGTTTTCTGAGAAGCATGGAACCAACGTTGTGACCGTCCATCCATCCACATGCCTCGGACCACTTCTGCAACCTAGCCTAAACGCAAGCTGCGCCGTTTTGCTCCAGCTCTTACAAGGCTCGACCGAGACACAAGAGCATCATTGGCTCGGTGTGGTGCACGTGAGAGATGTGGCTAAAGCTCACGTGATGCTGTTCGAAACACCTGAAGCTTCTGGTCGGTTTCTATGCAGTAACGGGATCTATCAGTTCAGTGAGTTCGCTGCTCTGGTCTCCAAACTCTTCCCTGAGTTTGGTGTTCACAAGTTTGATAAAGAAACTCAACCAGGGCTTGCAGCGTGTAAAGATGCGGCTAAGAGATTGATTGAGATGGGGTTGGTGTTTACTCCGGTTGAAGATGCGGTTAAGGGGACGGTCCAGAGTCTTAGAGACAAAGGCTTCCTCTGA